One genomic window of Scatophagus argus isolate fScaArg1 chromosome 16, fScaArg1.pri, whole genome shotgun sequence includes the following:
- the rdm1 gene encoding RAD52 motif-containing protein 1 isoform X1: MEVDILKFQVPVAANKTLFVWDIQPSHTETQIYDRLYGVFSSFGPLYLLKVCPNGSLSPPGFYALIKFYSAAQASEAQRQTDGRSLFQSSPLKVTLSSKQAPHFLSDSSRPLSHARCMELANHCLGFNGWTSDIITLKELTNEEEEEGGGRWRRLRFGCLLQLSFPHHGQTTRAAAVVEDSFTCTGPDVLLQKRRQLQKLVREKALVQAFNTVLLILLGNGKLMVEVKRTSDQFLFEQTDGVLQVNQFVPDEEDDEVWDPTVS, from the exons ATGGAGGTGGACATCCTGAAGTTCCAGGTTCCTGTGGCCGCCAATAAGACTCTGTTTGTGTGGGACATCCAGCCGTCTCACACTGAGACTCAAATATAT GACAGGCTGTACGGTGTCTTTTCATCCTTTGGTCCGCTCTACCTGCTGAAGGTGTGTCCTAATGGTTCTCTCAGCCCTCCCGGGTTCTACGCCCTCATCAAGTTCTACTCTGCTGCTCAAGCCTCAGAGGCTCAACGGCAGACCGACGGACGCTCGCTGTTCCAGAGCTCTCCACTCAAG GTGACACTGAGCTCCAAACAGgcacctcacttcctgtctgataGCAGCAGACCTCTGAGCCACGCCCGCTGCATGGAACTGGCCAATCACTGCCTGGGATTCAACGGCTGGacctctgacatcatcaca ctgaaggagctgaccaatgaagaggaagaggagggtggaggccgatggaggaggctgaggtttggctgtctgctgcagctctccTTCCCTCATCATGGACAGACAACCAGAGCAGCGGCAGTAGTGGAAGACAGCTTCACCTGCACAg gtcCAGATGTTCTGCTACAGAAACGCCGTCAGCTGCAAAAGTTGGTCAGAGAGAAGGCTCTGGTCCAGGCCTTCAATACAGTACTACTCATACTACTAG GTAATGGGAAACTGATGGTGGAGGTGAAACGGACCTCAGATCAGTTCCTGTTTGAGCAGACTGACGGAGTCCTCCAG GTGAACCAGTTTGTTCctgatgaggaggatgatgaagtGTGGGACCCGACTGTGTCATAG
- the rdm1 gene encoding RAD52 motif-containing protein 1 isoform X2, producing the protein MEVDILKFQVPVAANKTLFVWDIQPSHTETQIYDRLYGVFSSFGPLYLLKVCPNGSLSPPGFYALIKFYSAAQASEAQRQTDGRSLFQSSPLKVTLSSKQAPHFLSDSSRPLSHARCMELANHCLGFNGWTSDIITLKELTNEEEEEGGGRWRRLRFGCLLQLSFPHHGQTTRAAAVVEDSFTCTGPDVLLQKRRQLQKLVREKALVQAFNTVLLILLGNGKLMVEVKRTSDQFLFEQTDGVLQGTDFSVVKSN; encoded by the exons ATGGAGGTGGACATCCTGAAGTTCCAGGTTCCTGTGGCCGCCAATAAGACTCTGTTTGTGTGGGACATCCAGCCGTCTCACACTGAGACTCAAATATAT GACAGGCTGTACGGTGTCTTTTCATCCTTTGGTCCGCTCTACCTGCTGAAGGTGTGTCCTAATGGTTCTCTCAGCCCTCCCGGGTTCTACGCCCTCATCAAGTTCTACTCTGCTGCTCAAGCCTCAGAGGCTCAACGGCAGACCGACGGACGCTCGCTGTTCCAGAGCTCTCCACTCAAG GTGACACTGAGCTCCAAACAGgcacctcacttcctgtctgataGCAGCAGACCTCTGAGCCACGCCCGCTGCATGGAACTGGCCAATCACTGCCTGGGATTCAACGGCTGGacctctgacatcatcaca ctgaaggagctgaccaatgaagaggaagaggagggtggaggccgatggaggaggctgaggtttggctgtctgctgcagctctccTTCCCTCATCATGGACAGACAACCAGAGCAGCGGCAGTAGTGGAAGACAGCTTCACCTGCACAg gtcCAGATGTTCTGCTACAGAAACGCCGTCAGCTGCAAAAGTTGGTCAGAGAGAAGGCTCTGGTCCAGGCCTTCAATACAGTACTACTCATACTACTAG GTAATGGGAAACTGATGGTGGAGGTGAAACGGACCTCAGATCAGTTCCTGTTTGAGCAGACTGACGGAGTCCTCCAG GGAACAGATTTTTCTGTTGTAAAATCAAACTGA
- the LOC124072684 gene encoding globoside alpha-1,3-N-acetylgalactosaminyltransferase 1-like isoform X2, whose translation MYLFNNKPASVILLSALLLGVLYMYIYQSSRSAEVHVETHGLHLVAPDHLQYQQPSIVKGRNDVVSVTPWLAPIVWEGTFNPILLDSIYKAKNITVAATVFAVGKYIMFLKNFLETAEQHFFVGFNVHIYVFTDRPGEVPQVKMAAGRQLTVRSVPSSNRWQEISARRMELIQLLIEEKLRYYVDYVFCLDVDSNFHGRWGTESLGDLVAVIHPGYYLDDRSKFPYERRPQSRAYIAAGEGDFYYCGGAFGGLIEEVHLLAKTCRANFEADAKEGIEAAWQEESHLNRYMWINKPTKVLSPEYLWQDFKSRNPEIHIIRFSGVVKNYAEIRPNA comes from the exons atCTGCTGAAGTGCATGTTGAGACTCATGGGCTCCACCTGGTGGCTCCTGACCA tctgcaGTACCAACAACCCAGCATCGTGAAGGG TCGTAACGACGTGGTGTCGGTGACACCCTGGTTGGCTCCTATTGTCTGGGAGGGAACCTTTAACCCAATTCTACTCGACAGTATCTACAAGGCAAAGAATATTACTGTCGCAGctactgtgtttgctgttggaAA ATACATCATGTTCCTGAAAAACTTCCTggagacagcagagcagcacttcTTTGTTGGTTTTAATGTGCACATCTACGTGTTCACTGACCGGCCGGGGGAGGTGCCCCAAGTCAAGATGGCTGCCGGCAGACAG CTGACGGTGCGTTCGGTACCCAGCTCTAACCGTTGGCAGGAGATCTCTGCTCGAAGGATGGAGCTCATCCAGTTGTTGATAGAGGAGAAGCTTCGTTATTACGTTGATTACGTGTTCTGTCTGGATGTTGACTCTAACTTCCACGGTCGATGGGGGACAGAGTCACTGGGTGACCTGGTTGCTGTCATACATCCAG GTTACTACTTGGACGACCGCAGCAAGTTTCCCTATGAGCGGAGGCCCCAGTCCAGGGCCTACATTGCGGCTGGGGAAGGCGACTTCTACTACTGCGGGGGGGCATTTGGAGGCCTCATAGAGGAAGTACACCTGCTCGCCAAAACCTGCCGTGCCAACTTCGAGGCTGATGCCAAGGAGGGTATTGAGGCTGCATGGCAGGAAGAGAGTCATCTGAACAG GTACATGTGGATCAACAAACCCACAAAGGTGCTGTCACCTGAGTACCTGTGGCAGGACTTCAAATCTAGAAACCCTGAGATTCACATCATCAGATTCTCTGGAGTTGTTAAGAACTATGCTGAGATCCGACCCAACGCCTGA